In a genomic window of Chrysemys picta bellii isolate R12L10 chromosome 1, ASM1138683v2, whole genome shotgun sequence:
- the EBPL gene encoding emopamil-binding protein-like, whose product MAGRGAAAPPLFGAAAAGSLAVCAVQLGLAWALGRRLGGRCAPADRWVLGWLCYDVLVHCTLQPSQCAHPTSCTHHTGQEAPFVYLSLIGTVAESDNIFASLWKEYGRADARWLYSDPTIVSLEILTVVLDGLLALILIYAIIKDKYYRHFIQITLCVCELYGGWMTFCPDWLIGSPNLNTSNWLYLWVYLVFFNGIWVVLPGLLLWQSWLGLKQMHHEKSNTRKKIR is encoded by the exons atggccgggcgcggggccgcagctcccccgctgtTCGGCGCGGCGGCGGCGGGCTCGTTGGCGGTGTGCGCGGTGCAGCTGGGCCTGGCCTGGGCGCTGGGCCGGAGGCTGGGCGGGCGCTGCGCCCCGGCGGATCGCTGGGTGCTGGGCTGGCTCTGCTACGACGTGCTGGTGCATTGCACGCTG CAGCCAAGTCAATGCGCCCACCCAACAAGCTGCACCCACCATACCGGACAGG AGGCCCCCTTTGTGTACCTGTCTTTAATAGGAACAGTGGCAGAGTCAGACAACATATTTGCCTCTCTGT GGAAAGAATATGGAAGAGCAGATGCAAGGTGGCTTTATTCTGATCCAACCATTGTGTCTCTGGAAATACTAACTGTTGTTTTGGATGGCCTTCTAGCACTGATCCTCATTTATGCTATTATCAAAGATAAGTACTACAG GCATTTCATACAGATTACATTGTGTGTTTGTGAATTATATGGTGGGTGGATGACATTCTGCCCAGACTGGCTCATTGGAAGTCCTAACCTAAACACCAGTAACTGGCTTTACCTGTGGGTCTACCTGGTATTTTTTAATGGCATATGGGTAGTGTTACCTGGACTTTTATTGTGGCAGTCCTGGTTAGGACTTAAGCAAATGCATCATGAAAAATCAAATACTAGAAAGAAGATTAGATGA
- the ARL11 gene encoding ADP-ribosylation factor-like protein 11, with protein MGTLSSKVWYKRDARVVMLGLDFAGKSTILSKLKSNELVETFPTVGFNVESLKTPCHLPLTLWDVGGQDKLRASWKDYLEDTDALIFVLDSADKTRLPEAMAELEKVLNNVHMTGVPVLLLANKQELPNSLSLSELQEKLNLEWFSGRSWELRGCSAHTGEGLREALMVLAGLLKSRDKNSPECVCAPLQ; from the coding sequence ATGGGGACCTTGAGCTCCAAGGTTTGGTACAAAAGAGACGCCCGGGTGGTGATGCTGGGACTGGATTTTGCGGGCAAATCCACCATCTTGTCTAAATTGAAGAGCAACGAGCTTGTGGAGACTTTCCCGACAGTGGGCTTCAATGTGGAGTCCCTGAAAACCCCATGTCATCTCCCCTTGACTCTCTGGGATGTGGGTGGTCAAGACAAGCTCCGCGCTAGCTGGAAGGACTATCTGGAAGACACGGACGCTCTCATCTTTGTGCTGGACAGTGCCGACAAAACCCGGCTGCCAGAGGCAATGGCTGAATTGGAGAAAGTTCTGAACAATGTACACATGACTGGGGTTCCAGTCTTGCTTCTGGCCAACAAGCAGGAGCTGCCAAATTCCCTTTCTCTCTCAGAGCTGCAGGAGAAGCTGAATCTGGAATGGTTCAGTGGCCGAAGCTGGGAGCTGAGAGGGTGCAGTGCTCACACTGGCGAGGGGTTGAGGGAAGCCTTAATGGTCCTGGCAGGACTTCTTAAGAGCCGGGATAAGAATTCCCCTGAATGCGTCTGTGCGCCACTGCAGTGA